The DNA sequence ATACCTAAAACTAAACAACTTGGAGAATATTTATCATCAGGATAATCTTCAATAATGATAGCATTTTCTCCTGTTTCTATTATCTCAGATCTACTGATATTTCTCTCTACTAACCTTCTCAAACCATGACGAGTAAACTGAAATTGACCGGCACGAAGTTGTAAGCGAATTTCGTCGATTGACTTCATTAATTTTTCTCAATAATTAGAAATCATCCTACAAATTATTATCCTCCTCCAACAATGGTAACAACCTCAAGGCGATCGCCCTCTCGAATTATAGTATGATCCCAGTATTGACGATGGAGAATTTCCCCATTATACTCAAGAGCAATTAAACGTATATTAAAACCCAAAGATTGCAAGATACTGGGAATAGATTGATTTTCTAAGCAACGATGGGTATCACCATTAACAACAATATTGATTTCAGATAAACTCAAAATTTCTACTCCTGCTCATAAAATTAGAGATGATTAACAGGACAAAAAGGAAAGGGAAATGGGCAATGGGATATATTAAATTAAAAATCAACAAAATTAGCTGTTAATCCTATATTTTATTTAATAGGTAGCACTATTTAAGTCTTCCCAAGAAATTTCCTGTTGCTCTCCCGCAAACTCATTATCAGGAGTAATAAATAACATACAATGACACTCTTTTCTCTCCCTCATTGGTACACAAGGACAATTCCAAAAAGTATCTTTTACCTCTGCTTCTTTATCTTCGTAGTGACGACAAGGACATAGGGGAGAACCTAATTCTTCTTTATGACGGGCTAAACCTTGTATTACTACCGCAGTTACAGATGGTTCTGCACAAAAATAAGTTCCTGTACGTTTAGCATATTGTTCGGCAAAATTTTTCATTGCCTCTAAGGTTTTTTGATTCTTCGCTTCTGTCATTATTTTTTTATCGGCTACTATTTCCCTTTCTATTTTACAAGTTTTTGGTCAGCTAATTGACAATTAGGAGTGAAAGACTTAAAGCAAAGTTATAGGGGCAACGATTTACAGGGCAAAGGGCAAAGGTAATTAATTAGTTTCCCTCTAACGTAAGGATTAAATATATTCAGCCCCTACCACCCCGATCACTAATCTCTCTGTCACCATCGCAACTTTAGAACTTAGATTAAGTGAAATTTTGAATTAAAAGTAAAGAAACAAAACTAATACTCATCAAAGATGCTAGGGTAACTCCTGTTTTTTGTAAACGCTTAATCATCGGTTCTACTTGATGTTTAAAGATTAACTGATCTCGATAGTAAAACTCTACGGGTTTTTCCCACACTTGCCCATCATACCAACTAGATTCTTCATAAACTATCTTTGTCTTTTTGAGGCGATCGCCAATATAAGCCCACCCTAAGTATAAACGAATTAAAGTAAAAGCAACGAATAAAGAAGACCCTAAACCACTAGCAATTAAGAAAATAATAGTCATTTTTTGTGGGGGGAAACTAGCGGCGGCAATGGGTGCGCTAATCAATAAACACCAAAACCAAATCCAAAACAACTTACGGGCAAACTCCCACTTCGATAAAGTTACCCAGCTAAAAAACCATGACTCTTTTAATTCTTGATATTCATTGATTGGTTGTTGTTCAACGGGTACGGGACAAAAATTAGTGGGAGACTGACTCATAATATAATCTGAATAGGATATATTCTGACTTTAGTTTTGATTCTGAGATTGATATTCAGAATTATAAATTATTTTTTCTGCTCCTCCCCAAAAAGCCTCAAGATTATAAAATTCTCTTGCTTCAGGTAGGAAAATATGGGCAATCACATCGCCATAGTCGTGAAGTATCCAGTTTCCATCGGTTTTACCTTCAACTCTAACGGGAAGACGTTGGAATTTTTCCTCTATTTTATCTTCAATAGATGTAGAAATCGCCCTTAACTGTGGTTGAGAAAAACCTGTAACAATGACAAAATAGTCTGCTACATAGGATAATTTTTCTACGTTTAATAAAATGATGTTATCAGCTTTACGATCATCTGCCGCTTCAGCGATCATTAAAGCTAGTTGTTTACTGTCAACGGTTTGTAAATGTTCTAATGCTTCAGAATGCTGATTCGACCATTGTAAATTCTGTAAATTCAATTTAGTCATTCAAACTCTTAATTTCTTTTTCACCATTATAATCTTAATTTTATAGTTAAGTTTATTTTGTCTAAGAGAAACCGTTTTACTTTTGTAATTGATTCCTATGGTTATATTTTTCTAGGAAAGTCGAACATTCTCATAAATAATTTAATATTGCTATAGTTATTAATCTTGTTAAGAATCTACGGTAATGTCTAACTTTGAGAATAAAAATTGGGAATTATCTTTTAATAGTGTTAGTGAAAAGTTATTTAATAATTTAAAAGAAGGGGAATATTTAATTATTCAGTTAACAGGAGAAAAAAGTCATTTTATTCGCTTTAATCATGCTAAAGTTAGGCAAACAGGCATGGTAATAGATGCGGAGATTTCACTTAAATTAATTAGTAGTCAAAAAACTGCCTACGCTAATTTTCCCTTAACAGGAAATGAGGAAATAGATTTATCTTTAGCATTAGAAAACCTTGACTATTTACGTGCTGAAATTAAACTTTTACCTGAAGATCCCTATATTGTTTTACCTCAATATCATACTTCTTCTCATGAGGTTTATCATGGTAATTTATTAAATCCTGAAATTGCTATAGAATCTATATTAAAGCCTGTTCAAGGGTTAGATTTTACTGGTTATTATGCGGGGGGATTAATGATTAGGGCAAATTATAATTCTCTTGGACAAAAGCACTGGTTTGCCACTGATTCTTTTTTTATTGACTATTCTTTAATTAATCATAATCACAAGGCTATTAAAGGTACTTTTTCTGCTAGGGATTGGGATTTAAACCAATATAAACATCAAATTAATTGGAATAAACAACAGCTAGAAAAGTTAAATTTACCGATTCATGAAGTTAAACCAGGTAGTTACCGCACCTATCTAGCCCCAAGTGCGATCGCATCTTTGTTGGGAATGTTTTCATGGGGTGCTATTAGCGAGGCATCTTTACAACAAGGGGGAAGTGCTTTGGCAAAAATGAGACAAGAAGAAAATTTATCTCCCTTATTTAGCTTAAAAGAAAATTTTGAGAGCGGTAATGTACCTCGTTTTAATGATTTAGGAGAAGTTTCTCCCAATGAATTATCGTTGATTGAATCAGGAAAACTCTTAAATACCTTAATTAGTAGTCGTACTGCTTTAGAATATAATTTAACGGCTAATGGAGCTAATAGTAGTGAAAGTTTGCGTTCTCCCGAAATCAAAGCAGGTAGCCTGAAAGAAGAGGAAATTCTTAAGAATTTGGACACAGGATTATATCTTTCTAATTTACATTATCTCAATTGGAGCGATCGCCCTTCTGGCAGAATTACTGGAATGACCCGTTATGGCTGTTTTTGGGTAGAAAAAGGGGAAATAGTAGCAACTATTAAAGACTTACGCTTTGATGATTCTCTTTACTCTTTCTTTGGTCATAATTTAATAGCTTTAACTGGTTTTCGGGAATTTATCCCTGAAGTTAGTACGTATGAATCACGTTCATTAGGGGGTTGTTTAGTGCCGGGGGCGTTAGTTAATCAGTTTACTTTCACTCTTTAAGACTATTTCACCTCAGTTCCATATAAAATTGTAAGTTAAGGTAGGTAAGAGGCAATCATTTAAGCTAGGAATTAGGAGTTAGGATAAAAAAGAAATTTTCCGTAAGGGTTGAATATATTAAATCCCTACCACCCCAATACCTGAAACCTGCCTAAATCACTCATTAACTTTATCGCCTTTATAACAGACAGGAGTTGTACCGCCGGGGCGACTATAAGCGGATTTACTACCACATTCTCTCCCCATGGTGTCAATATCATAAGGACATTCGCACACACCAATTAAAGGCTTTCTTGCTGGTTGAAGAATGGGAGATTGTCTTCCCCCAAAAGTGTTGAAAATTAATAATCCTAACATCAAAAATGTGATCGCGCCTCCTGCCCATAGTAACATCGGACTAAAAATCATCTTCCACAGGCTTTTAAGAGAGAAATTAGGAACTTTGGAGGTATAACTGGTCAAATCAGACCAAAGAGGAGGATTAACTGCTAAATTTTGACAAATAACGGGCAACCAAGAAGAGCCGGGGGCTTTTTGTTCAAGATGATATAATTCCTGAATTTTCGCCTTTGCCTCTTTCACTGCTTGATACAAAGTTTCACCATTAGCATAGGCTTGAAGGAAAAATTTAAGAAATTCTTGGGCTACCTCATCGGGTACAGGTTCACGCATAATGATAGTTTGAGGTAGTTGTAAATCTGCAAGATTAAAGCCCAATCCTAAACCATCACAAGAGTTAAAAATTGCTAACTCCAAGCCATTATAAACAGCTTTAGCAAGGGTATTTTTCAACTTCTGAATATCGATAGTTTCATAGGGATTAATTTGTAACAAACCCGATTGGGTATTATTGTTACTACTACTATGACCTGCAAAAAAGAGAATTTGCCAAGATTGTTCCCATAAGGGGGTTAATTCCGCTAAATTGGGTTGATCTAAAAAAACTACTTCCGCATTCGGTAAACTATTTAAAATCCGTCTATCTCTATCTACATCTATACCACGGCGATCGCCCAAAATTGCTAAAATTCTAACCTTACCTTTAGTGTTTATATCACTACGGCGACTAGGTTTTTGACAATTAGGCTTACTCAAAGCAAATTCAGTATGAGGATAACGTTGCCACACATCCCACAGATACCAAGGTAATTGCCATAAACGTACATCTGCGGTTTGAATTACAAAACGAATTAAATCTTGTTGATCAAGATGAGGAAATAAATCAAATAATACCGACTGCACCAAAGAATCTTGTAACCATTGATTCAAATTAATTTCTAAGGCATTAATATAGCCCAAACATTCATCTATCGCCACATTTGTCACTTGAGCTTGATTTGCTCCTAAACGCAAACAATTAGCTAAATTACGATAACTACATTGCCAGTCAATATAACTTTTGTATAAATTAGGGGCAGGGGGTAATTTTCCCTCCGTTTCTACTAATAACTCTCTGGTTTCGTCATGGCTAAGTCTGAGACTAAAGGGAAATCCGATGTCAAAACTTCCCTCACCTATTTTGAAGATAATTACTTTTTTAGCCATGTAGATAATTAATCCGCCATTATTCTTCTCAATAATACTTTATCAGAAATTTTATATATTTACGCTAAGACACATCTAACTTTATATTCTTTAAGTACATGACAATGAAAAGATAAGCGTTTTAATCATGTTTAAGAATTAATAAAAATGGCTCTATCAGTTTGAGTATGTAAATTATTAGTTAGGGTAGGCAACAGGCAACAGGCAAGAGGCAATAGGGGATTATTAAATAATAATTTAGAAACTTTTAGTTTTTATTTTACTATAAACATTATTCAATAAAGGTTATAGAAGTCCTGTTTCTCTTAATTTATTATAACCACACTGTAGAAGAACCATAAAAATTGAATAAATTGCTTCTTCATTCTTTTGCAGATAATCTGTTATGATTACTGAGAAAAATTTTATCTCAACTATTGTCTTTCTTGTTTACCCTAGGATAATTTCAGGTTATGCCTCAATCTAATGATTCGATTCTTCAAGCGATTAACCTTTCTAAAAGTTTTGGTGGTTTAAAAGCAGTTCATCAAGCTAGTATAGATGTCAAAAATCATAGCATTACTGGTTTAATCGGTCCTAATGGTGCAGGAAAAAGTACTTTATTTAATCTTCTCTCCAATTTTTTAACTGCCGATGAAGGGCAAGTTTTATTTGAAGGAAATCCTGTACAAAATTTACCTCCTCATCAGATTGCAAGATTAGGCTTTTTGCGGACATTTCAGGTTGCAAGGGTGTTATCTCGTTTGACAGTTTTAGAGAATATGTTATTGGGTACACAAAATCAGATAGGAGAGCATTTATTTTCCGTATTGTTACAACCCCAAAAAATCAGGAAACAAGAAAGAGAAAGTAAAGAAAAAGCCATGAATATCTTGGAGTCGGTAGGGTTAGCAGAAAAAGCCTATGATTATGCTGGTGCGTTATCAGGCGGACAAAGAAAGTTATTAGAAATGGCTCGAACTTTAATGACTAATCCGAAGCTAATTTTACTGGATGAACCGGCGGCGGGGGTTAATCCCACTCTGATAAATCAAATTTGTGAGCATATTCTTCGTTGGAATCAACAGGGCATTTCTTTTCTAATTATTGAACATAATATGGATGTGATTATGTCTTTGTGTAGTCATGTTTGGGTGTTAGCAGAAGGTACTAATTTAGCAGATGGCACTCCAGAGGAAATACAAAATGATGAACAAGTTTTGTCAGCTTATTTGGGAGATTAATTAAGCAATAATTTCTTTTCTACGCAATAATATGTAAATTCGGGGAGGTTTCAGGTAGCAGCTTTTAGGTTTTAGGTTTAATCGGTTATAATTTTAATAAAATGTATTAATAAATACGAATTTTAATTGACAAATAACTAAAAATAGTATAAGGAATCTCCTCAGTAAGTTAAGCATGAATCAATCTCAGTGTATAGGGAAAGTATATTTAGTCGGTGCGGGTCCGGGAGATCCGGGGTTAATAACTGTTAAGGGCAAAGTGTTATTAGAAATGGCGGATGTAGTCGTTTATGATGCTCTTGTTAGCCCTGAAATTTTGGCAATGATTAATCCCCAAGCAGAAAAAATTGATGCAGGGAAGCGCAGAGGCAGACATTCTCTTTTACAATCTGATACCACTAAGTTACTGATTGAAAAGGCTTATCAACATCCTATCATTGTACGTTTAAAGGGAGGAGACCCTTTTGTGTTTGGTAGGGGAGGAGAAGAAATGGAAGATTTGGTAGCCGCAGGAGTTGCGGTGGAAGTTGTCCCTGGTATTACGTCTGGTATTGCCGCCCCTGCTTATGCTGGTATTCCTGTTACTCATCGTGATTATAGCTCTTCTGTTACTTTTATTACTGGTCATGAAGCCGCAGGAAAATATCGTCCTCAAGTTAATTGGGGCGCGATCGCACAAAGCTCTGAAACTATTGTGATTTATATGGGCATACATAATTTAGGGCAAATTATCCCTCAATTAAAGGAGGGAGGCTTAACTGGTGATACGGATATTGCTTTAATTCGTTGGGGTACAACTCCTCAGCAGGAAGAATTATATGGTACTCTCGATGATATTTTACACAAGGTAGATGCTCACAATTTTGAAGCACCTGCGATCGCAATTATTGGTCGAGTAGTTCAATTTAAAAATCAATTAGGAAATGAGAAACAATAAGTAATAATTGGTTTTATTTTTAATTTAGTTAATTGTTAATTTGCGTCCATAAATGGTTTAATTCTGGCAAAATTAGCTTCTCTAAACCTAACTTTACTGCTCCGGTAGAACCGGGTAAAGAAAATACCAATTTCCCCTGATAAACTCCTGCTAATGCCCTAGATGCGATCGCTCTTGAGCCAATTTCTTGATAGCTTAAAAAACGGAATATTTCCCCAAAACCAGATAACGTTTTATCCAGTAAATTTGCCAATACATCATAGGTGTGATCCCGACTAGAAATACCCGTGCCACCATTAAAAATCAAACAGTTTACATCATTATTTTCAGCTATATTTTTTAAATTTATTTCTATTAACTCTTTGTCATCTTTGATAATTATATAATTAACAATATTATGTCCCGATTCTATCAATAATTTTTTTATTATTTGTCCACTTTTATCATTAACAATCGTACGACTATCACTAACTGTTATAATAGCACAGTTGATGGAGATAAATTTCTTATCTGGATGGGGAATAGACACAATTTGAATTAACTATTCTAAACTAAAAACTTGATCACAAACAAAGTTATTGTACCATCAGAATTAACAAATGTTAGTGACATTTTATATTTAACTAAATTACCCTAACTCAAAGCTAGTAACGCCAAAAATTTTATCAACAGGTAAAGAAGGAATTTCTTTATTATACATTCTTGCTGTTTCAAAAACTAAATTCAAATCATATTTATCAACTAAAATATTAGCTTGATGATTAACTTCTGGAATATCTAAATAATAGGTTTTTCCTTCAGGAATCTTAGATTGTAAACCAACAAAAATTGATTCCGCAAAAGAAATATTGTCTGCAAATAAAGGAGCAATTTTATATCCAGAATCACAAACTCTAACCATTCCATAACCTCTTAATTTATCACCCTCAATAATCCCTAAAACTTTACTTTCAGGTTGGTTAATCCATGCCTTAAGAAAATTAGTTCTGTCATCAGGAAAAAATTGTTTATCATAATAATTAATTATTTCAAAGGGTATAGAAGATAAATCAATAACTGTTTTGTTTTTTTCTATACTATGATTACTAATTCCTTGATAGCGAATATTTCTATAAGCAAACTTAAAACCAGATTTTCGGTAATTATCTTGTTGACTAACAACTCCATCCAAACCAATATTTCTGCCCGATAAACTTCTTATTGCTTCCTGCCAAATTTTTAAACCATAACCCTGTTTTCGGTAGTCTGGTTTGACAATGTAAAAGCCAATAAAACCAAATTTTTCCCCATACTTCACAGCAGAAATAGTTGCAATTAGTTGATTATTGATAAACCCGCCTAAAAATCCCTCTGAATCAGCCTGATAAAAACAATCTTTATCATATAATCCCGGATTCCAACCCTCTTCTTTTGCCCACTCTATAGGACAATATATTTCTTCGTAAGTTAGTTTTCTAATGTGATAATCTTCATTCATATTGTTAATGTTTTTAAATTATGAAACAATGTTTTTTCTAAGTATAAATTCCTACAGTATTTAACAGATTAATCTGCTTAATTAAACTTAATCATTAATTGTAAAAATACTTAATAGAGAAAAGCCTATAAATAAGTTAATTTAAAGATAATAGAGAAAAGAGGTCAGAAAGATGTTTAACATAGCGTTTTCTCACGATCATAATAGACAAATAAATTGGTCTGCAATCATTTTATTTACTTTAGGATTTTGGCTTAGTGCTAGTTTTGTTTTGGATTTTGTCTTAATACCTGCCTTATCTGTAACAGGCATGATGACTGAAAGCGGATTTGCTAGTGCTGGTTTCGTTATTTTTGGTATTTTTAATCGGGTAGAATTAATTTGTGCTTCTCTGGTTTTAACCACTGCTTTGGTTTTTGGTTCACAACATTACTTTACTCAAAGAAAGCAAGTTTTATCAATTATTTTTTCTAGCTTATTATTACTTATTGCTTTAGCTTATACTTATGTTTTTACCCCTCACTTAACAGCATGGGGATTATGTTTAAACCAGTTTAGCATTAATCAAACAATGCCCATAAATATGATTTCATGGCATGAAGGTTACTGGTTTTTAGAGTTAGTTAAATACATCTTAGCTGGTACTTTATTGCGTTGGAGTTATCAGGGTTTATTAAGTCATAATTAAAGATGATTATTTCCTGCAAAGAAGGTGAAGTTTATTAAAATTTATTAAGGTGGGTTTTAACTCACCATTTAATGTTTTATTGTGGCTTTGAATGGCGTACCGTAACTGTAAATATTGACGTGAAAAGTTAATTATTAGATAACATAAGTATTTAACATATCATCTTTATTGGATTATACGATAAACACAATTAAAGTAACTCAAATAAAAATGTAGTAGTTATTGCCTATGATACCCTTCATAACTAATCTTTTAGAAAAATATAATCCCTATTTACAACCCTTTTATTTACTAATTGCATGGGGGTTGTTTTTCGTTTTGATTTGGACTTTAATAACGGCCATTATCGATATTAATAAACGCTCTCAAAAAATGCACCAAATTCCCTGTACAAACTGTCAATATTTTACCAGTAATTTTTACTTAAAATGTCCAGTAAATCCTAGCACTGCCAATACAGAATTAGCTATAAATTGTCGTGATTTTCAGAAAAAACAAGATTATTAAAGTGGCTCTTTAAAAGTAGTTATGACAAATTAAGATAAAACAATGTCTATTATCTTTAATCTATGACAATTAGTTATTTATGGAGATAATTATCTTGTCATAATAGGGAAAGAAGGTATAACAAAAAAGCAATGAAGAATGAAAAATATTTCGTCCCTAATTTTTGACTCCTAATTTTTAATTGCTGACAGTTGATACTAAAAACCTGACATTGTTTTCAGCAACAGTTAGTTATACAAAAAATTAAGAAAGCTATCCAAGTTATTTTTAGGGCTAGATGAGATTATAATTGTGATTGAAAAATAATTTTATTTTTAATTTTTCTAAGATGAATAACTGTCAAAAACCATCACAAAGTAATTTATCTCTACATCAATCTCTTTTTTTCTTGATATTTTCATCAAGTCTTCTTCTTTCAACGGTAACAGCTAAGACTATTTCTGCTAGGCCATTATGTTATCTTATTGACGCCAATGGAAACCAAATCAATTTATCAGATATTTGTGGTCAATCAAAAAAAACTGCGACTATTCAAGAAAAACAATCCTCCACTCTTCCTACTCCTTCTCAGAATAGCCCAAGCAATATAAATCCAAATCAAGCTAACACAATAACCCCAGAAAACTCTGCGAATACTGGAAACGCAACGCCAAATTCTCAAAATACAACGGATGCCCAAAAAGAAGAAGAAATTGATACCACTGAATTTCCTCCTGCACAGAGAAAAATTCCTCTCTTACAAAATCAAAGAAAAGAACAAATTATCGATGAACAATAAAATAAATTATATTAGAATTACTTGATTGATAATTATAATGATGAATAAATATTACTCTTTGGTGGTATTTGGCAATAATAAAAAAGTTAATTTGAAGAGGCTAAATAAGGAATTAGAATTGCAAAAAAAACAATGTTTAGAATTCTTTAAAAATCAGATAGAAATTAAGATTAATTTTTTCGATAATACAATTACTAGCTTTTCTGAAGTCAGTAAGGTATTAAGTGATTTTAAAGGAGATATATTTATCTTATTAAATAATAAATATTATCCAGAACATAATTGGTTGAAAAATATCATTCTTTCTTTTTATAACAGTCATCACCATATATTGATAGGGAAAGTAACTGAAAATAATTTAACTGAAAATAATTTATTGTTTAATTGGTTTAAGCAAGAAAAAAACAATCAAGAAGATATATTCAGTGAGATTAGAAAATTTGTCGGTAATTGTGCGTTAAAAAAATCTTTTATTCAGCCAATTTCGTGCCTATTATCAGTAGATAATGAAGATAAAAAAAGTTGCTTTAAGCGCATTTTTAGAGAAATAGAAACAGAAATACTCTATTCAGAAAATGTACGAGTAGTAAAAAAATTATAGTTTATTTTTTTTCCAGTGATATAATAAGCGTAAAATAAAATGATAAGCAATAGTAGCAGAAATAATTCCGACAATAACAGAGCCAAATAATAAGGTTATAGTTATTTCCGTTCCCATTTGTGCAAATTCACGCCATGATTGCCAGTTAAATTGTAAGTCTTGATTACTAACAAAAAAACCTAAAATAATTTTACCTACATGGAAATTAAATATAAATAAAGGTACATAGGTAAAGGGATTACTAACCCAAGTTCCCATTAAGGCGGTAAATTTATTTCCTCTGACGATAAAAGCCAATAAAAGACTTATTAAAAACTGTAAACCCATTAGGGGTAAACATCCAGAAAAAACTCCTACGGCGAATCCTCTGGCAATTTTATGGGGATGCTCTCTTAATCTTAACAGTTTCCATTTATAATATTTACCATATCTTTTCCAAGAAGAATCCTTTTTTCTACATTGCTTTTTATTCAATCTTTTTTTTTCAGAAGAATAACTATTTTTTGTCAAATTTTGTTCTACATTAGAGGTTTTATTTTTATGAATAAAATTCATTTTTGATTTAATAAAAGTCTATATTTATGGTAAGATTAATGGTAAAATAATTGAAAGTTTCTATGATCAAAGCATAAAGAATATTATTAGTATAACAATTAGATCAGTACAAGACAAAAAACGAAATGAGTTACAATATCTAACACTACTAGGGATTTATAGAATTGAACCATAATATTCCAATAAAACCACACATGAATCAGATTAACTTACTCTGTAACACTTTCAAATAAGATTTACCTTGGAATAGAACTCGTTGCCAAAACTGTTGTCTCATTAATAAACATATCTTAACCTTGGTTTTTTAGTATGTATAGAATACAGTAATATTTTAAATCTATTGGTTTTAATATTTTTTTTGCACATTATTCAGTTTACAAAGAATAAGAATAGAATTACCTTAGCTCCAACTGAAGTTAATATTAAAATTAAAAAAATTATGAATATCCCCTTAGTTAAGGAAGCCGAAAAATATTTAGATAGAATCGCTATCATTGATCAAGAAAAGGAATTTACTTATGGCGATTTATTATTTACTTCCCATCAAATAGCTAGTTTATTGTTAACGGAAAA is a window from the Cyanobacterium sp. Dongsha4 genome containing:
- a CDS encoding DUF4258 domain-containing protein; translation: MKSIDEIRLQLRAGQFQFTRHGLRRLVERNISRSEIIETGENAIIIEDYPDDKYSPSCLVLGITINQRFLHLQVSRKDADILTIITLYEPDPQDWINYSQRR
- the thiS gene encoding sulfur carrier protein ThiS codes for the protein MSLSEINIVVNGDTHRCLENQSIPSILQSLGFNIRLIALEYNGEILHRQYWDHTIIREGDRLEVVTIVGGG
- a CDS encoding ferredoxin-thioredoxin reductase catalytic domain-containing protein; the protein is MTEAKNQKTLEAMKNFAEQYAKRTGTYFCAEPSVTAVVIQGLARHKEELGSPLCPCRHYEDKEAEVKDTFWNCPCVPMRERKECHCMLFITPDNEFAGEQQEISWEDLNSATY
- a CDS encoding CGLD27 family protein, producing the protein MSQSPTNFCPVPVEQQPINEYQELKESWFFSWVTLSKWEFARKLFWIWFWCLLISAPIAAASFPPQKMTIIFLIASGLGSSLFVAFTLIRLYLGWAYIGDRLKKTKIVYEESSWYDGQVWEKPVEFYYRDQLIFKHQVEPMIKRLQKTGVTLASLMSISFVSLLLIQNFT
- the rsfS gene encoding ribosome silencing factor is translated as MTKLNLQNLQWSNQHSEALEHLQTVDSKQLALMIAEAADDRKADNIILLNVEKLSYVADYFVIVTGFSQPQLRAISTSIEDKIEEKFQRLPVRVEGKTDGNWILHDYGDVIAHIFLPEAREFYNLEAFWGGAEKIIYNSEYQSQNQN
- a CDS encoding TldD/PmbA family protein — protein: MSNFENKNWELSFNSVSEKLFNNLKEGEYLIIQLTGEKSHFIRFNHAKVRQTGMVIDAEISLKLISSQKTAYANFPLTGNEEIDLSLALENLDYLRAEIKLLPEDPYIVLPQYHTSSHEVYHGNLLNPEIAIESILKPVQGLDFTGYYAGGLMIRANYNSLGQKHWFATDSFFIDYSLINHNHKAIKGTFSARDWDLNQYKHQINWNKQQLEKLNLPIHEVKPGSYRTYLAPSAIASLLGMFSWGAISEASLQQGGSALAKMRQEENLSPLFSLKENFESGNVPRFNDLGEVSPNELSLIESGKLLNTLISSRTALEYNLTANGANSSESLRSPEIKAGSLKEEEILKNLDTGLYLSNLHYLNWSDRPSGRITGMTRYGCFWVEKGEIVATIKDLRFDDSLYSFFGHNLIALTGFREFIPEVSTYESRSLGGCLVPGALVNQFTFTL
- a CDS encoding CHAT domain-containing protein — encoded protein: MAKKVIIFKIGEGSFDIGFPFSLRLSHDETRELLVETEGKLPPAPNLYKSYIDWQCSYRNLANCLRLGANQAQVTNVAIDECLGYINALEINLNQWLQDSLVQSVLFDLFPHLDQQDLIRFVIQTADVRLWQLPWYLWDVWQRYPHTEFALSKPNCQKPSRRSDINTKGKVRILAILGDRRGIDVDRDRRILNSLPNAEVVFLDQPNLAELTPLWEQSWQILFFAGHSSSNNNTQSGLLQINPYETIDIQKLKNTLAKAVYNGLELAIFNSCDGLGLGFNLADLQLPQTIIMREPVPDEVAQEFLKFFLQAYANGETLYQAVKEAKAKIQELYHLEQKAPGSSWLPVICQNLAVNPPLWSDLTSYTSKVPNFSLKSLWKMIFSPMLLWAGGAITFLMLGLLIFNTFGGRQSPILQPARKPLIGVCECPYDIDTMGRECGSKSAYSRPGGTTPVCYKGDKVNE
- a CDS encoding ABC transporter ATP-binding protein, with protein sequence MPQSNDSILQAINLSKSFGGLKAVHQASIDVKNHSITGLIGPNGAGKSTLFNLLSNFLTADEGQVLFEGNPVQNLPPHQIARLGFLRTFQVARVLSRLTVLENMLLGTQNQIGEHLFSVLLQPQKIRKQERESKEKAMNILESVGLAEKAYDYAGALSGGQRKLLEMARTLMTNPKLILLDEPAAGVNPTLINQICEHILRWNQQGISFLIIEHNMDVIMSLCSHVWVLAEGTNLADGTPEEIQNDEQVLSAYLGD
- the cobA gene encoding uroporphyrinogen-III C-methyltransferase, which codes for MNQSQCIGKVYLVGAGPGDPGLITVKGKVLLEMADVVVYDALVSPEILAMINPQAEKIDAGKRRGRHSLLQSDTTKLLIEKAYQHPIIVRLKGGDPFVFGRGGEEMEDLVAAGVAVEVVPGITSGIAAPAYAGIPVTHRDYSSSVTFITGHEAAGKYRPQVNWGAIAQSSETIVIYMGIHNLGQIIPQLKEGGLTGDTDIALIRWGTTPQQEELYGTLDDILHKVDAHNFEAPAIAIIGRVVQFKNQLGNEKQ
- a CDS encoding molybdenum cofactor biosynthesis protein B, whose amino-acid sequence is MSIPHPDKKFISINCAIITVSDSRTIVNDKSGQIIKKLLIESGHNIVNYIIIKDDKELIEINLKNIAENNDVNCLIFNGGTGISSRDHTYDVLANLLDKTLSGFGEIFRFLSYQEIGSRAIASRALAGVYQGKLVFSLPGSTGAVKLGLEKLILPELNHLWTQINN
- a CDS encoding GNAT family N-acetyltransferase, with translation MNEDYHIRKLTYEEIYCPIEWAKEEGWNPGLYDKDCFYQADSEGFLGGFINNQLIATISAVKYGEKFGFIGFYIVKPDYRKQGYGLKIWQEAIRSLSGRNIGLDGVVSQQDNYRKSGFKFAYRNIRYQGISNHSIEKNKTVIDLSSIPFEIINYYDKQFFPDDRTNFLKAWINQPESKVLGIIEGDKLRGYGMVRVCDSGYKIAPLFADNISFAESIFVGLQSKIPEGKTYYLDIPEVNHQANILVDKYDLNLVFETARMYNKEIPSLPVDKIFGVTSFELG
- a CDS encoding DUF2062 domain-containing protein; amino-acid sequence: MNFIHKNKTSNVEQNLTKNSYSSEKKRLNKKQCRKKDSSWKRYGKYYKWKLLRLREHPHKIARGFAVGVFSGCLPLMGLQFLISLLLAFIVRGNKFTALMGTWVSNPFTYVPLFIFNFHVGKIILGFFVSNQDLQFNWQSWREFAQMGTEITITLLFGSVIVGIISATIAYHFILRLLYHWKKNKL